In the genome of Dehalococcoidia bacterium, the window GGATGAGGGCGTGGACCGGCACTTCCTGCTCGATATGGGCCAGGATGGCATCGGTGGCATTGACGGTATGGTCGATGCCCAGCCGCCGGAACACCTCGGCGTTCTTGGGGTTGTTGATGCGTGCTACAGTGCGGGGAACCTGGAAGCGGGCCTTGGCTACCTGGCAGACCACCAGGTTGTCCTCGTCGTCACCGGTCACCGCCACCACCATGTCGGCCCGGTTGAAGCCCGCTCGCTCCATCACCCCCACCTCGCAGCCGTCGCCGCGCAGGACGATGTCGCCCAGCTCCGCCTCTAGGCGCTCGCAGCGGGCACGGTCGCGTTCGATGAGCAGGACTTCGTGTCCGTCCTCCAGCAGGGCCTTGGCCAGGTGGTAGCCCACCTTGCCTCCGCCGACTATGACGACGTACATGTGCCCTTACTCCCTTCTGGGCGCCGTCTCCTGCAGGGCCATCTCTCGCAGCCTCTGCACGGTGGTGCGGGTGGGGCTGTAGGTCTCCAGCCCCAGCTCACGGTATATCTCCTCGCGAATGGGGTCGTATATGCGGCAGATGACCTTGGGGACCTGGAATATGTGCTTGGCTATCTGGGCCGCCATGACGTTGCGGTTGTCGCCCTGAGTGACGGCGATGAACACGTCGGCCTCAGCCAGGCCCACCCTCCGCAGCACGTCCTGGTCGATGCCGTTGCCCACCACCCGGCGGCCCTTGAAGTCGGGGGGGAGGCGACGAAAGGCATCGGGGTTGATGTCTAGCACTGTCACCTGATGCCCCTCTACGTCCAGCCGCACGGCCAGCTCGGAGCCGACGCGGCCGCAGCCCATGATGACGACCTTCATGACACCGGCAAGGGACGACGGATTATCCACACCTCGCAGGGTGCGTGCTGGACGACATAGCGGGCCACCCGTCCCAGGGGCAGCTCGGCCGAAACGGGCCGCGGCTTGCCCTCGGTGGGCCACTCGTAGCCGCCCTCGATCACTTGGGGCTCCACCCCCATGATGATGGCCTCCACCCCTCGCTCGATGGCCTCGTCCACGATGGCGTGGCCGGCGTCGCGGGCCTGCAGCAGCTCTCCCTCCAGCTCGTAGTCGTTCTCCTTGGCCACCCGCTCCGCCTCCTCGAGGATGCGCTCGCCCTTATCGGCTTCAGCGCCCATGGGGGCGTCCAGGGGCAGGCTGCGGGCCACCTCGATAACGTAGACGGCGTAGACCTTGCCTCGGTTACGCTTGGCCAGGGCGCAGGCCAGGGCCACCGCGTCCAGGCTGGCCTCAGAGCCATCGACGGGGACCAGGATCTCTTTCAGCTGGTAGGGGAGCCTTCTCACGCCCTGCCTTCACCCCATTGGCGCCATAATTATAAACCCTAATGCAGACAAAACGTAGCGGGGGGCGGGCCTTTACCGCCCCAGCTGGCGCGCCATATACTGGGAAGCGCCCGCCAGGCAGCGGCTCCTTTACCGCCCAGAATGGGCAATCTATACTGTAGAGGGCGAAGGTAAGGGCAGTAATGGCGACGGATACTGGCACCTACCGCGTCAAGTGTGGCCTGGCCCAGATGCTCAAGGGGGGCGTCATCATGGACGTGGTGACGCCCGAGCAGGCCAAGATCGCCGAGGCGGCTGGGGCCTGTGCCGTAATGGCCCTGGAGCGGGTGCCGGCCGACATCCGCGCCGCCGGCGGCGTGGCCCGTATGGCAGACCCTGAGCGCATCCTCAAGATCATGGATGCCGTCTCCATCCCGGTGATGGCCAAGTGCCGCATCGGCCACATAGTGGAGGCCCAGATACTGGAAGC includes:
- a CDS encoding TrkA family potassium uptake protein gives rise to the protein MKVVIMGCGRVGSELAVRLDVEGHQVTVLDINPDAFRRLPPDFKGRRVVGNGIDQDVLRRVGLAEADVFIAVTQGDNRNVMAAQIAKHIFQVPKVICRIYDPIREEIYRELGLETYSPTRTTVQRLREMALQETAPRRE
- a CDS encoding TrkA family potassium uptake protein, which translates into the protein MYVVIVGGGKVGYHLAKALLEDGHEVLLIERDRARCERLEAELGDIVLRGDGCEVGVMERAGFNRADMVVAVTGDDEDNLVVCQVAKARFQVPRTVARINNPKNAEVFRRLGIDHTVNATDAILAHIEQEVPVHALIHLLSMRGGGLEMVEVRIPPHAAVVGKRLKEVLLPQQSIVALIIEEDGTPKPPDPDTVLRADDRVVVVTRRENEEALRDILTSPARYGPYGPLVAPR
- a CDS encoding universal stress protein, with amino-acid sequence MRRLPYQLKEILVPVDGSEASLDAVALACALAKRNRGKVYAVYVIEVARSLPLDAPMGAEADKGERILEEAERVAKENDYELEGELLQARDAGHAIVDEAIERGVEAIIMGVEPQVIEGGYEWPTEGKPRPVSAELPLGRVARYVVQHAPCEVWIIRRPLPVS